One Coffea arabica cultivar ET-39 chromosome 5e, Coffea Arabica ET-39 HiFi, whole genome shotgun sequence DNA segment encodes these proteins:
- the LOC113743455 gene encoding large ribosomal subunit protein uL11m-like isoform X1, which yields MRHFGARNRLLFWISSRRTNCEASITVVGAGVDQHLLFLVHHFCLSPKLVSREKKKLWYIDYVSLSVCDVFQGEEYSMSGNSNLSYYRRGKGETRTIGRITSKEKEILTRRPVAATIRLTVPAGGARPAPPVGPALGQYRLNLMAFCKDFNARTQKYKPDTPMAVVITAFKDNTFEFTVRSPSVTWYLKKAAGLEKGSGRPGHVMASSLTLKHVYEIAKVKQQDPYCQYMPLESICKSIIGTANSMGIKVQKELD from the exons ATGCGTCATTTTGGGGCAAGGAATAGGCTGTTGTTTTGGATATCTTCTAGACGAACAAATTGCGAGGCCTCCATTACTGTTGTTGGAGCTGGAGTGGACCAACATCTGTTATTTTTGGTTCACCATTTTTGTCTTTCTCCTAAACTCGTGAGTCGTGAGAAAAAAAAGCTTTGGTACATCGATTACGTAAGCCTGTCCGTATGTGACGTTTTCCAAGGAGAGGAGTACTCAATGTCTGGAAATTCAAATTTGTCTTACTATAGACG AGGAAAGGGAGAAACCAGAACTATTGGCAGAATCACCAGCAAGGAGAAA GAGATCCTAACCCGTCGGCCGGTGGCGGCGACGATCCGCTTAACAGTTCCAGCCGGGGGAGCTCGGCCGGCACCTCCTGTGGGGCCAGCGCTGGGTCAATACAGGCTCAATCTGATGGCCTTTTGCAAGGATTTCAATGCCAGGACCCAAAAGTACAAGCCCGACACCCCCATGGCCGTCGTCATCACGGCCTTCAAGGACAACACCTTCGAGTTTACCGTCAGGTCACCGTCGGTCACGTGGTACCTGAAGAAGGCGGCAGGGTTGGAGAAGGGGAGCGGGCGCCCTGGTCACGTGATGGCTTCCTCCTTGACCTTGAAGCACGTGTACGAGATTGCCAAGGTGAAGCAGCAGGACCCCTATTGCCAGTATATGCCTCTGGAGTCCATTTGTAAGTCTATCATCGGAACCGCTAATTCCATGGGGATTAAAGTCCAGAAGGAGCttgattag
- the LOC113743455 gene encoding large ribosomal subunit protein uL11m-like isoform X2, producing the protein MSTLKEILTRRPVAATIRLTVPAGGARPAPPVGPALGQYRLNLMAFCKDFNARTQKYKPDTPMAVVITAFKDNTFEFTVRSPSVTWYLKKAAGLEKGSGRPGHVMASSLTLKHVYEIAKVKQQDPYCQYMPLESICKSIIGTANSMGIKVQKELD; encoded by the coding sequence ATGTCAACATTGAAGGAGATCCTAACCCGTCGGCCGGTGGCGGCGACGATCCGCTTAACAGTTCCAGCCGGGGGAGCTCGGCCGGCACCTCCTGTGGGGCCAGCGCTGGGTCAATACAGGCTCAATCTGATGGCCTTTTGCAAGGATTTCAATGCCAGGACCCAAAAGTACAAGCCCGACACCCCCATGGCCGTCGTCATCACGGCCTTCAAGGACAACACCTTCGAGTTTACCGTCAGGTCACCGTCGGTCACGTGGTACCTGAAGAAGGCGGCAGGGTTGGAGAAGGGGAGCGGGCGCCCTGGTCACGTGATGGCTTCCTCCTTGACCTTGAAGCACGTGTACGAGATTGCCAAGGTGAAGCAGCAGGACCCCTATTGCCAGTATATGCCTCTGGAGTCCATTTGTAAGTCTATCATCGGAACCGCTAATTCCATGGGGATTAAAGTCCAGAAGGAGCttgattag
- the LOC113688605 gene encoding peroxisomal 2,4-dienoyl-CoA reductase [(3E)-enoyl-CoA-producing] isoform X2, with the protein MCHEALKYLKKGGPGRRSSSGGLILNISATLHYTASWYQIHVSAAKAAVDSLTRSLALEWGTDYDIRVNGIAPGPISDTTGMSKLSPEEISSKAREYMPLYKLGEKWDIAMSALYLASDAGKYVNGTTIVVDGGLWLSRPRHIPKDAVKQLSRTVENRSRATPVGLPTSKL; encoded by the exons ATGTGCCATGAAGCACTCAAATATCTTAAAAAAGGTGGACCTGGAAGACGCTCATCTAGTGGTGGGTTGATATTGAATATCAGTGCCACTTTACATTACACTGCATCTTGGTATCAAATCCATGTATCTGCAGCTAAG gCTGCTGTTGATTCACTCACTAGAAGTTTAGCTCTGGAGTGGGGTACGGATTATGACATCAGAGTTAATGGGATTGCACCCGGTCCAATAAGTGATACAACTGGCATGAGTAAACTTTCACCTGAGGAGATTAGTAGCAAAGCAAGAGAGTACATGCCACTCTACAAACTTGGGGAGAAGTGGGATATTGCCATGTCTGCTCTCTACCTTGCATCAGATGCTG GCAAGTATGTTAATGGAACAACCATTGTAGTTGATGGAGGATTATGGTTGAGCCGCCCTCGCCATATACCAAAGGATGCTGTTAAACAGCTTTCGCGTACAGTGGAGAACAGATCAAGAGCCACGCCTGTTGGGCTTCCTACCAGCAAACTGTAG
- the LOC113688605 gene encoding peroxisomal 2,4-dienoyl-CoA reductase [(3E)-enoyl-CoA-producing] isoform X1, protein MESPFKGDVLKGKVALLTGGASGIGFEISRQFGIHGASIAVMGRRKSVLDSAVSSLQSLGIPAVGFDGDVRKQEDAKRVVESTVKHFGKLDILVNAAAGNFLVSPEDLSPNGFRTVLDIDSVGTFTMCHEALKYLKKGGPGRRSSSGGLILNISATLHYTASWYQIHVSAAKAAVDSLTRSLALEWGTDYDIRVNGIAPGPISDTTGMSKLSPEEISSKAREYMPLYKLGEKWDIAMSALYLASDAGKYVNGTTIVVDGGLWLSRPRHIPKDAVKQLSRTVENRSRATPVGLPTSKL, encoded by the exons ATGGAGTCTCCTTTCAAGGGAGATGTACTCAAAGGCAAGGTAGCCCTCTTGACTGGAGGTGCCTCCGGAATTGGGTTCGAGATCTCCCGTCAGTTCGGCATCCATGGTGCCTCTATTGCCGTCATGGGCCGTCGCAAGTCCGTCCTCGACTCCGCCGTCTCTTCTCTTCAATCCCTCGGTATTCCG gCAGTTGGCTTCGACGGGGATGTCCGCAAGCAGGAAGATGCAAAAAGAGTTGTGGAGTCAACTGTCAAGCATTTTGGGAAGCTTGATATTCTTGTCAATGCTGCAGCTGGCAATTTTCTTGTGTCGCCTGAGGATTTATCTCCAAATGGGTTTCGAACAG TATTGGATATTGATTCAGTTGGCACATTTACTATGTGCCATGAAGCACTCAAATATCTTAAAAAAGGTGGACCTGGAAGACGCTCATCTAGTGGTGGGTTGATATTGAATATCAGTGCCACTTTACATTACACTGCATCTTGGTATCAAATCCATGTATCTGCAGCTAAG gCTGCTGTTGATTCACTCACTAGAAGTTTAGCTCTGGAGTGGGGTACGGATTATGACATCAGAGTTAATGGGATTGCACCCGGTCCAATAAGTGATACAACTGGCATGAGTAAACTTTCACCTGAGGAGATTAGTAGCAAAGCAAGAGAGTACATGCCACTCTACAAACTTGGGGAGAAGTGGGATATTGCCATGTCTGCTCTCTACCTTGCATCAGATGCTG GCAAGTATGTTAATGGAACAACCATTGTAGTTGATGGAGGATTATGGTTGAGCCGCCCTCGCCATATACCAAAGGATGCTGTTAAACAGCTTTCGCGTACAGTGGAGAACAGATCAAGAGCCACGCCTGTTGGGCTTCCTACCAGCAAACTGTAG
- the LOC113688448 gene encoding DEAD-box ATP-dependent RNA helicase 36-like, whose protein sequence is MEEDILVDQNFPLFSRRGKTNKATPSQINPAPPVTAAASTTTLQDLKPLLQKETDSDDPIPTTPNHISFSDLGLAEWAVQTCKELGIKRPTPVQRHCIPRILAGQDVLGLAQTGSGKTAAFALPILHRLAEDPYGVFALVITPTRELAYQLAEQFRALGSGLHLRCAVVVGGMDMINQAQTLMQRPHVVIATPGRIKVLIQENPDDVPAVFSNTKFLVLDEADRVLDVGFEEELRVVFQCLPKDRQTLLFSATMTSDLQTLMELSANKAYFYEAYEGFKTVETLKQQYVFIPKNVKDVYLLYILSKLEDMGVRSAIIFVSTCRSCQLLSLLLEELDVEAAALHSFKSQSLRLSAVHRFKSGQVPILLATDVASRGLDIPTVDLVINYDIPRFPRDYVHRVGRTARAGRGGLAVSFITQNDVDLIHEIEAELGKQLEEFECKEKDVLAEITKVYKAKRVATMKMMDEGFEEKAKARKAQKLKALAEKGLLKSSKKRKRKKGVSDQLVEVKKAYFHHLP, encoded by the exons ATGGAAGAAGACATCCTAGTGGATCAAAACTTCCCCTTGTTTTCCCGCCGTGGTAAAACCAACAAAGCTACTCCCTCCCAAATTAACCCCGCCCCACCTGTTACCGCCGCCGCCTCCACCACCACCCTGCAAGACCTCAAACCGCTCCTGCAGAAGGAAACCGATTCCGACGACCCTATTCCCACTACTCCCAACCACATCTCCTTCTCCGACTTGGGCCTAGCTGAATGGGCCGTCCAGACCTGCAAAGAACTCGGAATCAAGAGACCTACTCCGGTACAGCGCCACTGTATCCCTCGAATCCTTGCCGGCCAGGACGTCTTGGGCCTGGCCCAAACCGGCAGCGGCAAGACCGCCGCTTTTGCGCTCCCCATACTCCACCGCCTGGCTGAGGACCCTTACGGGGTGTTCGCTCTGGTGATTACTCCCACCCGGGAGCTGGCTTACCAGCTGGCGGAGCAGTTCCGGGCACTGGGGTCGGGCTTGCACCTGCGCTGCGCCGTGGTTGTAGGTGGGATGGATATGATCAACCAAGCCCAGACGCTGATGCAGCGGCCCCACGTGGTTATAGCAACTCCCGGAAGGATTAAGGTTCTCATTCAGGAGAATCCTGATGACGTCCCTGCTGTTTTTTCCAATACCAAG TTCTTAGTTTTAGATGAAGCGGACAGAGTGCTTGATGTGGGCTTCGAGGAGGAACTCAGAGTAGTCTTCCAGTGCTTGCCAAAGGATCGGCAAACTCTGCTTTTCTCTGCTACCATGACCAGTGATCTACAAACACTAATGGAGCTTTCTGCAAATAAGGCATACTTTTACGAGGCATATGAAGGATTCAAGACAGTGGAGACTCTTAAACAGCAATACGTTTTTATCCcaaaaaatgtgaaggatgtTTATCTCCTATACATTCTATCCAAATTGGAAGATATGGGTGTTCGCTCGGCCATCATTTTTGTTTCCACCTGCAG GAGTTGTCAGCTTCTAAGTTTGTTGTTGGAAGAACTTGATGTTGAAGCTGCAGCATTGCATTCCTTCAAATCCCAGTCTTTGAGGCTTTCTGCAGTACATAGATTCAAATCTGGGCAGGTTCCTATATTGCTAGCAACAGATGTTGCAAGTCGGGGTTTAGATATCCCAACCGTTGATCTTGTCATAAATTATGACATCCCAAG GTTTCCACGCGATTATGTTCATCGTGTAGGGCGCACTGCAAGAGCAGGGAGAGGGGGGCTTGCTGTTAGTTTTATTACCCAG AATGATGTTGATCTTATTCACGAAATTGAAGCTGAACTTGGAAAACAGTTGGAGGAATTTGAGTGCAAGGAAAAGGATGTTCTTGCTGAAATTACAAAG GTTTACAAGGCCAAACGAGTGGCAACCATGAAGATGATGGATGAAGGATTTGAGGAGAAAGCAAAAGCACGGAAAGCTCAGAAGTTGAAGGCACTAGCAGAGAAAGGACTATTGAAAAGTAGTAAAAAGCGAAAAAGGAAGAAGGGGGTATCTGATCAATTGGTGGAAGTTAAGAAAGCTTACTTTCACCATCTTCCCTAA